From a region of the Salinispira pacifica genome:
- a CDS encoding YncE family protein, translated as MDAQLPGQYGRILMLHCYRTISSILGVLLLSLPIFPERPFFPAAHPASVLSRIEERESITETVFRALPAESSAAIDLSSVPQRLYIRRFPEECRIEAAGFQLIRRPELDERYYHAYETIGFQPDSGNGEHAIRFTNPGYVASTLIFSEHSRNRSSGVEPVHSVEETENGVFLEIKLERDPRRSLMRYQGSLETGSQPKSLLFHPRGEMLFAALLAGYGVDMFSWQGEPAAGNIFHTPLHIPGENSAGGRSSSSGFVEMGFDSARDQLWVSQMTTGQVHVLDIPLAQVAASIETGGRWSKVISFDHGKEFAFVSNWLSGNISVISTGNRSLLGHIPTGGIPRGLALAPDNSRLFAADYADGRLLSFHLEPLYENVETSAPADPSDREVGALVPDILDSGPGAKRHIVISRERNRAYVSDMMYGRIHGYDLSSGEEVVRRYVGPKLNTIVLDPGEEFLYVSSRGRNNPDSYLIPGPDFGKIYVLDAVTLELVDWTWGANQPTGLAISPDGRTLAFSDFLDDRIELYDVSALSAVNPLLRWSLRYRNKVLQMFDGGDELPAPMKLIQKHAETGTAR; from the coding sequence ATGGATGCACAACTGCCGGGGCAGTATGGAAGGATTCTGATGCTGCATTGTTACAGAACCATATCCTCAATCCTGGGGGTTCTGCTTCTCTCTTTGCCGATTTTCCCTGAACGTCCCTTCTTCCCCGCAGCTCATCCGGCATCGGTATTATCTCGTATCGAAGAGCGGGAGTCTATAACAGAAACCGTCTTCCGGGCCCTCCCGGCGGAGAGCAGCGCAGCTATTGATCTCAGCTCGGTGCCTCAACGGTTGTATATTCGCCGCTTTCCCGAAGAGTGCCGCATTGAGGCCGCCGGTTTTCAACTGATCAGACGTCCGGAGCTTGACGAAAGATATTATCATGCCTACGAGACCATAGGGTTTCAGCCGGACTCCGGGAATGGGGAGCATGCCATCAGGTTTACCAATCCCGGATACGTCGCCTCAACGCTGATATTCAGCGAGCACTCCCGCAACCGGTCATCCGGGGTGGAACCGGTTCACTCGGTGGAAGAAACCGAAAACGGCGTTTTTCTTGAAATCAAGCTTGAGCGGGATCCCCGGCGTTCGCTGATGCGCTACCAGGGAAGCCTGGAAACAGGAAGCCAGCCCAAGAGCCTTCTCTTTCATCCCCGGGGAGAGATGCTTTTTGCCGCCCTGCTGGCGGGCTACGGAGTTGATATGTTCAGTTGGCAGGGAGAGCCTGCCGCCGGAAATATCTTCCATACCCCCCTTCACATCCCCGGCGAAAATTCCGCCGGTGGAAGATCATCATCCTCCGGTTTTGTGGAAATGGGTTTTGATTCCGCCAGGGATCAGCTCTGGGTGAGCCAGATGACCACAGGTCAGGTTCACGTTCTGGATATCCCCCTGGCACAGGTGGCCGCAAGCATTGAAACCGGAGGCCGATGGTCAAAGGTGATCTCCTTTGATCACGGGAAGGAATTCGCATTTGTCTCCAACTGGCTGAGCGGAAACATCTCGGTGATCAGTACCGGAAACCGTTCTCTGCTGGGTCATATCCCCACCGGGGGCATCCCCAGAGGGCTGGCCCTTGCGCCGGATAATTCCAGATTATTCGCCGCAGATTATGCCGATGGCCGACTTCTGTCGTTTCATCTTGAGCCCCTTTATGAAAACGTTGAAACCTCCGCCCCGGCGGATCCGTCGGACCGGGAAGTCGGTGCTCTTGTGCCCGATATTCTTGATTCCGGTCCCGGAGCAAAACGCCATATTGTTATTTCCCGGGAGAGAAATCGAGCCTATGTGTCTGATATGATGTACGGGAGGATCCACGGGTATGATCTCAGCAGCGGGGAGGAGGTTGTACGCCGTTACGTCGGCCCCAAGCTGAATACCATTGTTCTGGACCCTGGGGAGGAATTTCTCTATGTGAGTTCTCGGGGCCGGAATAATCCGGACAGCTATCTGATTCCCGGTCCGGATTTCGGAAAAATTTATGTTCTGGATGCGGTAACTCTTGAGCTGGTGGACTGGACCTGGGGGGCGAACCAGCCCACCGGTCTGGCAATTTCGCCCGACGGGCGGACTCTGGCGTTCAGCGACTTTCTGGACGATAGAATAGAGCTCTACGATGTGTCCGCACTGTCAGCGGTGAACCCACTTCTACGCTGGTCCCTGAGGTACCGGAATAAAGTTCTTCAGATGTTCGACGGCGGCGATGAACTGCCTGCCCCGATGAAACTCATTCAGAAACATGCCGAAACTGGCACAGCCAGGTGA
- a CDS encoding Mur ligase family protein, producing the protein MKNLRVTVMGLGLHGGGAAAARFCVSRGAKVTVTDLRDAATLESSLDSLQDLDIRYVLGEHRREDFTDCDLIVKNPAVPRNAPLLRLALEQGVAVETDISLFLRNLKAMEEDLRKGGDSAHAQVVGITGTKGKSSTTSALHHALRTAGVTSFMGGNITISPLLFLDDIRSALEHHAAEFHTLSGPGSRRTDPRRHPWVVLELSSFQIGDLHLVGESGSGNLFSHGMHWPDWGILTNIFVDHQDYYGNMESYVADKRSLFSPMNTTSWSIIGNAGEWTPGFLSAAGGNTVDAADEGVQAASLLPEKLLVPGEHQTENLKLTALLLEKAGFAREEIPGLLVNFPGVEHRLQFLGELGMESSGMRCRVYNDSAATIPEACLAAVEAFNSPVFLLCGGSDKGLDPGPIISAMNKAEKSFLLEGSGSVEISKLIHSSMGGTPANPVSYSSMEAAVQAAVQAMQEFSSDHPGSDPESGPVLLLSPGCASFGMFLNEFHRGRQFIAAVEHLKNFIPVPQGPA; encoded by the coding sequence ATGAAAAATCTTCGAGTCACGGTGATGGGTCTGGGGCTTCACGGAGGCGGAGCCGCTGCAGCCCGCTTCTGCGTCTCCAGGGGTGCAAAGGTAACCGTCACCGATTTGCGGGACGCCGCCACCCTTGAATCCAGTCTGGACAGCCTTCAGGATCTGGATATCAGATATGTTCTGGGTGAACATCGCCGTGAGGATTTCACAGACTGCGATTTGATTGTAAAAAATCCGGCAGTTCCCCGTAATGCGCCTCTGTTGAGACTGGCCTTGGAACAGGGTGTTGCCGTCGAGACAGATATCAGTCTGTTTTTACGAAACCTGAAGGCCATGGAGGAGGATCTCCGGAAAGGAGGGGATTCAGCCCATGCGCAGGTGGTGGGGATAACCGGAACCAAAGGGAAAAGCAGCACCACCAGTGCTCTGCACCACGCCTTGAGAACCGCAGGGGTCACCTCATTTATGGGAGGCAATATCACCATCTCTCCCCTGCTCTTCCTGGACGATATCCGCAGTGCCCTGGAGCATCATGCCGCGGAGTTTCATACTCTTTCCGGGCCCGGCTCCCGACGGACCGATCCCCGGCGGCATCCATGGGTGGTGCTTGAACTCTCTTCATTTCAGATCGGAGACCTTCATTTGGTTGGTGAATCCGGGTCGGGAAATCTCTTCAGCCACGGCATGCATTGGCCCGATTGGGGGATTCTCACCAATATTTTCGTGGATCATCAGGATTACTACGGCAACATGGAGTCCTATGTTGCGGACAAACGATCTCTCTTCAGTCCGATGAACACAACCAGCTGGAGCATCATCGGAAATGCCGGGGAATGGACGCCAGGTTTTTTGAGTGCGGCCGGGGGAAATACAGTGGATGCGGCGGATGAAGGGGTACAGGCGGCATCTTTGCTGCCGGAGAAACTGTTGGTCCCCGGAGAACATCAGACTGAGAATCTTAAACTCACCGCCCTCCTTCTGGAAAAAGCCGGTTTTGCACGGGAGGAGATTCCCGGACTTCTGGTCAATTTTCCAGGCGTTGAGCACCGGCTGCAGTTCCTGGGCGAACTGGGCATGGAAAGTTCTGGAATGCGCTGCAGGGTGTACAACGACTCTGCGGCCACCATTCCCGAAGCATGTCTGGCAGCGGTGGAGGCGTTTAATTCCCCGGTATTTCTGCTTTGCGGAGGAAGCGATAAGGGTCTGGATCCGGGCCCCATTATTTCTGCAATGAACAAGGCGGAGAAAAGCTTCCTTCTGGAAGGAAGCGGCAGCGTTGAAATTTCAAAGCTGATCCACAGCAGCATGGGGGGGACCCCTGCCAATCCAGTCAGCTATTCCTCAATGGAGGCTGCGGTACAGGCTGCGGTCCAGGCCATGCAGGAGTTCAGTTCGGATCATCCGGGGTCAGATCCGGAGTCAGGGCCGGTTCTGCTTCTTTCACCTGGCTGTGCCAGTTTCGGCATGTTTCTGAATGAGTTTCATCGGGGCAGGCAGTTCATCGCCGCCGTCGAACATCTGAAGAACTTTATTCCGGTACCTCAGGGACCAGCGTAG
- a CDS encoding FecR family protein — MESRLARSGMILLLGILILMISLPVHSQDAVEAASVPSEQNDVFAVILFASGNAVSVFRQGELISYTIGEDDVIGLPLLEGDMVQTEADSFVELQLIPSENIVKVAENTTFELTNIQGEEGGTFELLYGRVRARVAAINQSGSFRIRGRTAVAGVRGTDFGFDYVTRRGEGAVPAASVYCFDGSVEVQSLVNESNSEGGAPDSPGEEGPAAGIAPSTVVISANEMVDVVRKSGSETETPSVRAGALRKRSISPRISEYWQTNDIQSTPVNPDDLEEAFPGIYEMLEDAVSQARLAASLKAFLEAGGTLEEFRASRELDVASPRQKYPLVPSIGVAALVPEIQTEVYKPNALKITGGTMGVIGSLLELSGVVLYFLGEDLGLDPAVGQSYGPVLLASGGVALTVALTSLIIDATR, encoded by the coding sequence GTGGAATCGAGACTTGCACGAAGCGGAATGATATTACTTTTGGGTATACTGATTTTGATGATCTCTCTGCCTGTCCACAGTCAGGATGCGGTGGAAGCGGCATCCGTACCGTCTGAGCAGAATGATGTTTTTGCCGTGATCCTGTTTGCATCAGGAAATGCCGTAAGTGTGTTCCGCCAGGGCGAGCTGATTAGCTATACCATCGGAGAAGATGATGTGATCGGTCTTCCTCTACTTGAGGGGGATATGGTGCAGACTGAAGCTGACAGCTTTGTTGAGCTTCAGCTGATTCCCAGTGAGAACATTGTAAAGGTTGCTGAAAATACCACATTTGAACTTACCAATATACAGGGAGAAGAAGGCGGAACGTTTGAACTGCTCTATGGGCGGGTAAGAGCCCGGGTCGCCGCCATTAATCAATCAGGAAGCTTCCGTATTCGGGGAAGGACTGCGGTCGCCGGTGTTCGCGGTACCGACTTCGGTTTCGATTACGTCACTAGGCGCGGCGAGGGTGCGGTTCCAGCAGCTTCCGTGTATTGCTTTGACGGAAGCGTGGAAGTTCAATCGCTGGTCAATGAATCCAATTCCGAAGGTGGTGCACCAGACTCTCCCGGGGAGGAAGGACCTGCGGCGGGAATCGCTCCTTCCACAGTGGTTATTTCTGCCAATGAAATGGTGGATGTTGTGAGAAAATCCGGGAGCGAAACTGAGACGCCATCCGTACGTGCCGGAGCGCTTCGCAAACGAAGCATCAGTCCCCGTATCAGCGAATACTGGCAGACCAATGATATTCAAAGCACACCGGTAAATCCGGATGATCTTGAAGAGGCGTTTCCGGGAATCTACGAAATGCTTGAAGATGCCGTATCACAGGCCCGTCTGGCCGCAAGCCTGAAAGCGTTCCTTGAAGCGGGCGGAACCCTTGAAGAATTCCGGGCTTCCCGGGAGCTGGATGTTGCCAGCCCCCGGCAGAAGTATCCGCTGGTTCCCTCCATCGGCGTGGCCGCCCTTGTACCGGAAATCCAAACGGAGGTGTACAAACCGAACGCTCTGAAGATCACCGGCGGAACCATGGGAGTTATCGGCAGTCTTCTGGAGCTGAGCGGAGTCGTGCTCTACTTTTTAGGGGAGGATCTGGGGCTCGATCCTGCGGTCGGCCAATCCTACGGACCGGTTCTGCTTGCTTCAGGGGGTGTGGCTCTTACGGTTGCACTGACTTCTCTGATAATTGACGCAACTCGGTAA
- the amrB gene encoding AmmeMemoRadiSam system protein B: protein MEEAWNRELLREPVVEGLFYPEDPEELKAQIDSHVHNARTVAGRPKGLIVPNAGFNFISAILGEAYKLCSASSYARIMILGPVRDEYPEGFLLPESTIFRTPAGRSRVDVPALQLLLSSSTAAHVSELAHLQEHSIEIQLPWIQVLFPDIPVVPILCNHRSPGGVKALASALYVMEQELPGDTLYIASMNFSPALPRESASRHAGLILEYLLEGKWEHLAGSPELRNTNTGNACIAAVLSLLLHRSCRVESIMRASSFEHDKNDSSVVEYAAVGFELPLEADSNPRGNTHHRAI, encoded by the coding sequence ATGGAAGAAGCCTGGAACAGGGAACTTCTGAGAGAGCCGGTTGTGGAAGGGCTCTTTTATCCGGAGGATCCTGAGGAATTAAAAGCACAGATTGATTCCCATGTACACAATGCCCGGACGGTTGCCGGCAGACCAAAGGGGCTGATTGTGCCCAATGCGGGGTTTAACTTCATATCCGCTATTCTGGGCGAAGCATATAAACTCTGCAGCGCATCATCATACGCCAGAATTATGATCCTGGGACCCGTGCGGGACGAATACCCCGAAGGATTTCTGCTGCCGGAAAGCACCATATTCCGCACTCCGGCGGGGCGCAGCAGAGTGGATGTACCTGCACTGCAGCTGTTGCTAAGCAGCAGTACCGCCGCACATGTTTCTGAGCTTGCACATCTTCAGGAACACAGCATTGAAATACAGCTGCCGTGGATTCAGGTGCTCTTCCCTGACATCCCCGTCGTACCCATTCTTTGCAATCACCGAAGCCCGGGAGGCGTGAAGGCTCTGGCTTCAGCTCTGTATGTGATGGAGCAGGAGCTTCCGGGTGATACCCTGTATATCGCCAGTATGAATTTCAGCCCGGCACTCCCCAGAGAGTCTGCTTCACGGCATGCCGGTCTTATTTTGGAGTATCTTCTGGAAGGGAAGTGGGAACATCTTGCAGGGTCCCCGGAACTTCGAAATACCAACACCGGAAATGCCTGCATTGCCGCCGTCCTCAGTCTTCTACTGCACAGAAGCTGCAGGGTTGAGAGCATTATGCGTGCAAGCTCGTTTGAGCATGACAAAAACGATTCATCCGTTGTAGAGTATGCTGCAGTGGGTTTTGAGCTTCCCCTGGAAGCCGATTCAAATCCCCGGGGAAATACACATCATAGAGCCATCTGA
- a CDS encoding NFACT RNA binding domain-containing protein: MSLNWKEINLVLQELQLDGCHIQQIFQRDYRNIYFQMYRPGETFYLRICLEQGKTRIHSSPTKPRSRGVQPRFSQFLRARIRGGKIEEAGQVGEERIIRLKVVKGGEISLIFIRLWSSAGNIIVCDENMEILDVAYRKPGRRESSGEIFTLPEAVHDQEKRKKIEAVAVRPPSPGSSFQESIAAEYGQRERDEERLRLLKELKRYYSMRENSFSSRLKRISAAEAKLEKAHELSHMGNLILSNIWKITKGDDRVEVEDFREQGMREDDSPARPEEEGSGNEPGNAGVSGRICIELDPGLSPGENAELYFSKAGKIRSRSEHLQQERENVEGNLKRVRSILSELESEETSLSRIRELHADHREESGGSQGGKKQAGTPGLEFISNGFKILVGRTSRENDSLLRRHTRGNDTWIHTRDYPGGYVFIKQKSGKSVPLDVLLDAGNLALHFSKAKNNGQADMYYTQVKYLRRPKQGKTGLVLPTQEKNLFIKADESRLNRLLKGGNE; the protein is encoded by the coding sequence ATGAGCTTAAACTGGAAAGAAATCAACCTGGTGCTTCAGGAACTGCAGCTTGACGGCTGTCACATTCAACAGATATTTCAGCGGGATTACCGGAACATCTATTTTCAGATGTACCGTCCGGGGGAGACGTTTTACCTTCGGATTTGCCTTGAGCAGGGAAAAACCCGAATTCACTCTTCCCCCACAAAACCCAGATCCCGGGGAGTACAACCCCGGTTTTCCCAGTTTCTCCGTGCCCGGATCCGGGGCGGCAAAATTGAGGAAGCGGGACAGGTTGGAGAAGAGCGGATCATACGCCTCAAGGTGGTCAAGGGAGGCGAAATCAGCCTGATTTTCATCCGCCTCTGGAGCAGTGCGGGAAACATCATTGTATGTGATGAAAACATGGAAATACTCGATGTAGCGTATCGCAAACCCGGACGCCGGGAAAGCAGCGGGGAGATATTCACCCTCCCGGAAGCAGTTCATGATCAGGAGAAGCGGAAGAAAATTGAAGCCGTTGCAGTTCGCCCGCCCTCTCCGGGGTCGAGCTTTCAGGAAAGCATCGCAGCGGAATACGGTCAGAGAGAACGGGATGAAGAGCGTTTGCGGCTGCTGAAAGAGCTGAAACGCTACTACTCAATGAGGGAGAACAGTTTTTCGTCCAGGCTCAAACGGATATCCGCTGCAGAGGCCAAACTCGAAAAGGCCCATGAGCTTTCCCATATGGGGAATTTGATTCTTTCAAATATTTGGAAAATCACCAAAGGCGATGACCGTGTGGAGGTGGAGGATTTTCGTGAGCAGGGCATGCGGGAGGATGACTCCCCGGCCCGCCCCGAGGAGGAAGGTTCGGGGAACGAACCTGGTAATGCCGGGGTTTCCGGCCGGATATGCATAGAACTGGATCCCGGGCTGAGTCCCGGGGAAAATGCCGAGCTTTATTTCAGCAAGGCGGGAAAAATCCGGTCCCGTTCCGAACATCTTCAGCAGGAACGGGAAAACGTGGAAGGAAATCTGAAAAGGGTGCGCTCCATCCTCAGCGAGCTTGAGTCGGAAGAAACCTCTCTTTCCAGGATTCGGGAGCTCCATGCTGATCATCGGGAGGAAAGCGGCGGAAGTCAGGGAGGCAAAAAGCAGGCAGGTACGCCGGGTCTGGAATTCATCAGTAACGGATTCAAAATTCTGGTGGGTAGAACATCCCGGGAAAACGACTCACTGCTGAGGCGGCACACCAGGGGCAACGATACCTGGATACACACACGGGATTACCCCGGGGGGTATGTGTTTATCAAACAGAAATCGGGAAAATCTGTGCCATTGGATGTTCTCCTTGATGCAGGCAATCTGGCCCTCCATTTTTCAAAGGCGAAAAATAACGGCCAAGCGGATATGTACTACACCCAGGTAAAGTATCTCCGTCGCCCCAAACAGGGGAAAACAGGGCTGGTTCTCCCTACCCAGGAAAAAAATCTTTTCATCAAGGCCGATGAAAGCCGGCTGAATCGCCTATTGAAGGGTGGAAATGAATAA
- a CDS encoding O-acetyl-ADP-ribose deacetylase produces MDISLEVLQSDITRLEVDAVVNAANSSLYGGGGVDGAIHRAAGPELLEECRNIRRNSLPEGLPTGEAVLTSGYNLKARYVIHTVGPVWQGGSAEEEQLLRNAYLNCLKIAREHDAIESIAFPGISTGVYGYPLCEAVEIVSELLKEYRTSYSSPSRISICCYSSMDYQAYLASGIFTI; encoded by the coding sequence ATGGATATATCTCTTGAGGTTTTGCAAAGTGATATCACCAGGCTTGAGGTGGATGCGGTGGTCAATGCCGCAAACTCCAGCCTCTACGGAGGCGGCGGGGTGGACGGGGCAATTCATCGTGCTGCCGGGCCGGAGCTTCTTGAGGAGTGCCGGAATATCCGCAGAAACAGCCTGCCCGAAGGATTGCCCACCGGAGAAGCGGTTCTCACATCCGGATATAACTTGAAAGCCCGCTATGTGATACACACGGTGGGTCCGGTCTGGCAGGGAGGTTCGGCAGAAGAGGAACAGCTTCTCAGGAATGCCTATCTGAACTGCCTGAAGATTGCCAGGGAACATGATGCCATTGAAAGCATCGCATTTCCGGGCATTTCCACCGGGGTGTACGGCTATCCGCTGTGTGAAGCCGTTGAAATTGTGTCGGAACTGTTGAAAGAGTACCGCACATCATACAGCTCACCCTCACGCATTAGTATCTGCTGTTACAGCAGCATGGATTATCAGGCATACCTGGCCAGCGGGATTTTTACCATCTGA
- a CDS encoding bifunctional folylpolyglutamate synthase/dihydrofolate synthase has protein sequence MVDFRYLEQFTNFETRRGHIRDFKLETMEKLLDDFGKPHEGMKFIHIAGSKGKGSTSAYTAALLSDYLNERVGIYGSPHVYDYRERIRSAVPGMTDIRQGFFRDEIYGRNLNRIKKYIDGLPGDAEHPSTFELLTLLSFLVFQEAGLRHAVIEVGMGGRLDSTNVIQPVICGITPIEMEHAKYLGDTLEKIAGEKAGIIKPGIPVISGRQKPGAGEVIRRRAAERGSPLFTIQDDSGSVDYLKENFRLATKLFIEIPGIRDHNLTGYPEPEDFLMHSASGIFSRTRLPGRYEARNLPGCGSPVILDAAHTPDSLERFFTALQADPELKTDGQTAGYCIFAALEDKDRRKMLEIVLKYFSRIIFCGTGSFKPSDPRELAAIAERLPGAEKAEIRVAESPSHALRMACSMNSWGAACGSFYLLGELYPELVPEK, from the coding sequence ATGGTTGATTTCCGGTATCTCGAGCAGTTCACCAACTTCGAAACCCGGCGGGGGCATATTCGCGATTTCAAACTTGAAACCATGGAGAAACTCCTGGATGATTTCGGGAAGCCCCATGAAGGAATGAAATTCATACACATTGCCGGCTCAAAAGGAAAGGGTTCCACTTCCGCATACACGGCTGCTTTGCTCAGCGATTACCTGAATGAAAGGGTTGGAATATACGGATCTCCCCATGTCTATGATTATCGGGAACGGATCCGCTCTGCAGTGCCCGGAATGACAGATATCCGCCAGGGGTTTTTCCGGGATGAAATATACGGCAGGAATCTCAATCGGATAAAGAAATACATAGACGGGCTGCCCGGGGACGCCGAACATCCCAGCACGTTTGAATTGCTCACCCTCCTCTCCTTTCTGGTATTCCAGGAGGCAGGACTCCGCCATGCAGTTATCGAGGTCGGCATGGGCGGACGGCTGGATTCCACCAATGTGATTCAGCCGGTAATATGCGGCATCACACCCATTGAAATGGAACACGCCAAATATCTGGGCGACACCCTTGAGAAAATCGCCGGTGAAAAAGCGGGAATTATCAAACCCGGCATACCGGTAATCTCCGGCCGGCAGAAACCCGGGGCCGGGGAGGTTATCCGCCGCAGGGCTGCAGAGAGGGGATCGCCGTTGTTCACCATCCAGGACGATAGCGGCAGTGTGGATTATCTTAAAGAAAATTTCCGCCTTGCCACAAAACTCTTTATTGAAATCCCCGGTATTCGGGATCATAATTTAACCGGGTACCCGGAGCCTGAAGATTTCCTGATGCATTCAGCATCCGGTATCTTTTCCCGGACCAGACTTCCCGGCAGATATGAAGCCCGGAACCTGCCCGGCTGCGGAAGTCCCGTAATTCTGGATGCCGCCCACACCCCGGATTCCCTGGAACGTTTTTTCACGGCTCTGCAGGCAGACCCGGAGTTGAAAACAGATGGGCAAACAGCAGGATACTGCATCTTCGCCGCTCTTGAAGATAAGGATCGCAGAAAGATGCTGGAGATTGTTCTGAAATATTTCAGCCGGATCATCTTCTGCGGAACCGGAAGCTTCAAGCCCAGTGATCCCCGGGAGCTTGCGGCAATTGCGGAACGGCTTCCCGGTGCTGAAAAGGCGGAGATCAGGGTGGCGGAAAGTCCCTCCCATGCGCTTCGTATGGCCTGCAGCATGAATAGCTGGGGTGCGGCATGCGGTTCATTCTACCTGCTCGGCGAGCTGTATCCGGAACTGGTCCCGGAAAAATAG
- the hisD gene encoding histidinol dehydrogenase, whose amino-acid sequence MILQKYTWKDLSDERKEALLDRSETDIRNAMEKVAPIIEDVRTRGDAALKEYTLKFDGADLAGMPVRVSDAEFDRAEASLDGKVKEALEYAIENVRRFHMSQKPKGIEMVEIRPGILAGEASRPIESAGLYVPRGRGSFPSMLYMLAVPAVIAGVEHIAIVTPPGPDGTVDPACLYAARLCGVSNVYRGGGAQAIAALAYGTESIPPCQKVVGPGSMYVTAAKRLLAQIIDPGLPAGPSESIVVADETADPELVCADLFIEAEHGSDSSALLITDSSRLADEVSAYAEEYLLRIPEERRGYIRDVFSGYGGIILVDDMQQAIEVVNLFAPEHLQLQTASPLDLVAKIRNAGEILLGSKVPFSVANYAVGANAVLPTGGKAKTWSAVSVRDFIHYSSVVQVGDGAYKELAEHTTALADYEGFFTHAEALRIRQKRSNG is encoded by the coding sequence GTGATACTGCAGAAATACACATGGAAAGATCTCAGCGATGAGAGGAAGGAAGCCCTTCTTGACCGGAGCGAAACCGATATCCGCAACGCCATGGAAAAAGTGGCACCGATTATTGAAGATGTTCGTACCCGGGGTGATGCGGCACTGAAGGAATATACGCTGAAGTTCGACGGTGCCGACCTGGCGGGTATGCCTGTCCGGGTTTCGGATGCTGAATTTGACCGTGCCGAAGCATCTCTGGACGGGAAGGTAAAAGAGGCCCTGGAGTACGCCATCGAGAATGTGCGGCGCTTTCATATGAGCCAGAAACCCAAGGGAATTGAAATGGTTGAAATACGGCCGGGAATTCTGGCCGGCGAGGCATCCCGCCCCATTGAATCCGCAGGGCTCTATGTCCCCAGGGGCCGGGGCAGTTTCCCGTCAATGCTGTACATGCTGGCAGTGCCTGCAGTGATTGCCGGTGTTGAGCATATTGCCATTGTAACTCCTCCGGGACCAGACGGCACGGTTGATCCGGCCTGTCTCTATGCTGCACGTTTATGCGGAGTGAGCAACGTCTACCGGGGAGGCGGCGCCCAGGCCATAGCCGCCCTCGCCTACGGCACGGAAAGCATACCGCCCTGTCAGAAGGTGGTAGGCCCCGGAAGCATGTACGTGACCGCAGCAAAGAGGCTGCTTGCACAGATCATCGATCCGGGTCTGCCCGCAGGACCTTCCGAATCCATTGTAGTTGCCGACGAAACGGCTGATCCCGAACTGGTGTGCGCCGACCTCTTTATTGAAGCCGAACACGGCTCTGATTCATCGGCTCTGTTGATCACCGACAGCTCCCGGCTGGCGGACGAGGTCAGCGCATATGCGGAAGAATATCTATTGCGGATACCAGAGGAGCGAAGAGGATACATCCGGGATGTTTTCTCCGGCTACGGGGGTATTATCCTGGTGGATGACATGCAGCAGGCAATTGAAGTGGTAAATCTCTTCGCTCCCGAACACCTTCAGCTCCAAACCGCATCCCCCCTTGATCTGGTGGCGAAAATCAGAAATGCCGGTGAGATTCTTCTGGGGAGCAAGGTGCCCTTCTCGGTGGCGAATTATGCGGTGGGAGCCAATGCGGTACTCCCCACCGGAGGAAAAGCCAAAACCTGGTCGGCGGTTTCCGTCCGGGATTTCATCCATTACAGCTCGGTGGTACAGGTCGGCGACGGCGCATATAAAGAACTGGCGGAGCACACCACCGCCTTGGCGGACTATGAAGGCTTTTTCACCCATGCAGAAGCCTTGAGGATCAGGCAGAAGCGCAGCAATGGTTGA